One Molothrus ater isolate BHLD 08-10-18 breed brown headed cowbird chromosome 34, BPBGC_Mater_1.1, whole genome shotgun sequence genomic window carries:
- the LOC129047053 gene encoding olfactory receptor 14J1-like, translated as MSNSSCIRHFLLLALADTRQLQLLHFCLLLGISLAALLGNGLIISAVACGHHLHTPMFFFLLNLALSDLGSICTTVPKAMHNSLWDTSNISYTGCAAQLFFFLFFISTEFYLLTIMCYDRYVSICNPLHYGTLLGSRACAHMAAAAWASAFLNALMHTANTFSLPLCHGNALGQFFCEIPQILKLSCSKSNLRELGLLAVSVSLVFGCLVLIVFSYVQIFRAMLRIPSEQGRHKAFSTCLPHLAVLSLFLRTGKFAYLKPPSLSSPSLDLSLSVLYSVVPPALNPLIYSLRNQELKAAVRRLISGCFQK; from the coding sequence atgtccaacagcagctgcatcaggcacttcctcctgctggcattggcagacacgcggcagctgcagctcctgcacttctgcctcttgctgggcatctccctggctgccctcctgggcaacggcctcatcatcagcgccgtagcctgcggccaccacctgcacacgcccatgttcttcttcctgctcaacctggccctcagcgacctgggctccatctgcaccactgtccccaaagccatgcacaattccctctgggacaccagcaacatctcctacactggatgtgctgcacagctctttttctttctcttcttcatttCAACAGAGTTTTATCTGctgaccatcatgtgctacgaccgctacgtgtccatctgcaaccccctgcactacgggaccctcctgggcagcagagcttgtgcccacatggcagcagctgcctgggccagtgcctttctcaatgctctcatgcacacggccaatacattttccctgcccctgtgccatggcaatgccctgggccagttcttctgtgaaatcccacagatcctcaaaCTGTCCTGCTCCAAATCCAACCTCAGGGAACTGGGACTTCTTGCTGTTAGTGTGTCTTTGGTATTTGGTTGTCTTGTGTTAATTGTTTTCTCTTATGTGCAAATTTTCAGGGCTatgctgaggatcccctctgagcagggacggcacaaagccttttccacctgcctccctcacctggccgtgctctccctgttcctccGCACTGGAAAATTTGCCTACCTGAAGCCCCCGTCCCTGTCCTCCCCATCCTTGGATCTGTCactgtcagttctgtactcggtggtgcctccagccctgaaccccctcatctacagcctgaggaaccaggagctcaaggctgctgtgaggagaCTGATTTCTGGAtgctttcagaaataa